TAAAGAAAAGGAAGCACTCAACCAAACAATTAATTATCTACAGCTACAAGATATCATTTTCCTTCGTCCTACTACACAACAGTTGAGTACATATATCGCTGAAAGTAAAGTGACCTGTATTCCATCTCGTAACGAAGGTTTTGGTATGACGATTTTAGAAGCGATGAACCAAGGGAGTATTACGGTAAGTTTTGATGGGAATGTCGGTCCTTCCACACTCATTAACCATGCTAAAAATGGTTTCCTTGTACCATATGGAGATGCGGAAAAACTGAGTCTACAATTGTTAGATGTACTACAAAACTTACATGGTCGGCTTCTTAAAGAGGTTAGAATAGCTGGCTATGATACCGTTGCAGCACATGCGCCCGAAAAGATTTATAAACAGTTTAAACATATCATTGATACCCTTGATCAATCATTCTAATCAAAAATAGCGTCCATCTCTCCTATTTATTTAGAGAAAGACGGACGCTTTATTGGTTTGCTATTTATTAGCTAATCAATAATGAAAGGATGAATGTCCAAATACACCAGATAACTAATAAACCAGCACTATATTTTAATGTCATTTTTAATAATTGTGATTCTTTACCAACTTCTTTTACGGCTGCTGTTGCAATCGCAATTGATTGAGGGGAAATCAATTTCGCAATCGCACCACCTGCTGTGTTAGCACCAACTAGAAGTGCACCACTTGTACCTACTTGAGGTGCTACAGATGCTTGAATTGGTGCGAAAAGTGCGTTGTTATTTACAACAGATCCTGTCATAAATACACCAATCCAACCTAAGATAGGTGATAAGAATGGGAAGATTGCGCCTGTTTTAGAAACACCTTCACCCATTGCTGCTGTTAAACCACCATAAGTTGTTAACTTCGCAATTGCTAAAATCATACAGATTGTTAAAATTGGTAACCATAATTCTTTAAATGCTTCTGCAAGTAATTCACCTGCACGTTTGAAATTAACTGATTTAGCTAAAAGTACTGTGATAATACCAGTAATTAATAATGCTGTTCCTGTTTGATTCAATAAGTTGAACAATAGTGTAATCGGTTCATTTGAAACATCATTCATTGAGAACGCAAGTGGAATCTTAACTGTTAAGAATTCTAAAGCGCCACCTTCCATGAATAAACCTTTGAACGCTTTTGTACTCCAGATAAGTACAAGTACTGTAAGGATACCGAATGGGCTCCAAGCATATAAAACTTCTTTCGCACTGTGATGTTTTACTTCTACAGTTGGTTCATCAGCATTTAAGCGGAAGATATTTTTAGGTTGGAATTTCTTAGATACTAATGCCAATGTAGCCATAGATGCTAATGGTGGTAAGATATCGATTAATTCCGGACCTTGAACGTAACTTAAAAGAATTTGTAATACAACGAAAGGAACGATTGTTGCAATAATTGCTGGTAATGTTTCACGAATTCCTTTAAAACCATCTAAGATAAAGATTAATAAGAATGGTACAAAGATTGAAAGGATTGGTAAGCTATAGTTTAATGAACGTGCAACATCTAATGCTGTGATGTTACCGTGCAAGCTTAATGTATCAATAACAGCTACTGGTAAACCAATGGCACCATATGCACCTGCAGCACCGTTTGCTACAAGACAAAGCATTGCAGCTTTTAATGGTTCAAAACCTAATTGAGCAAGTAATACCGCACAGATTGCAATTGGTACACCAAATCCTGCAACCCCTTCTAAGAAAGCGTTGAAACAGAAACCTATTAATAATAATTGAATTCGTTGGTCTTCAGAAATTGTAGTAATACTATCTTGAATAACTGAGAATTGACCAGTTGCAACGGTTACTTTATACAACCATACAGCCATCATAACGATAAAGCCGATAGGTAAAATACCTTGATAAAAACCTTCTATTACCCCACCAGTTGCTACACCTACTGGTAGTTTAAACACGAATAATGCAACGACGATTGTTACTACTAGAGTGGTTAACGCTGCATAAATCCCCTTCATCTTAAACACTGTTAAACAGAGTAAAAATAAAAAGATTGGGATACTTGCTACTAATGCAGATAGTGCAAGATTTTGGAATGGATCAAATGAATGTACTAACATCTCTTTCATCTACCTTTAATATTTTTTTACTTACTTGAAATAAACTTTCTTGTGATTTATTTCACATGAAGAATATACCACGTCCACTTTAATAAATCAATACGTTAACGCGATTTTTTTATAATAAATAAAAATTTTTCTTATTTATAAAACTTATATAAGTAAATGTTTTGGGGTCAGGTTATTTATTCTACAATATTTTTATTGAATACAACAATGGGAATTTTTCATGTTAAGTTTCTAAAATTTCATTGTTTTTGAAAAATAGCAATATTCTAGTTTGATGTCCTAAATCATTAATTGCAAAATGAAAGAGAGGTTTAGGTATCATGCCCAAACCTCTCTTTATTATTATTGACGATATGCCGGATCTACAACTTTGGCTTGTCCTGTTTTATCGACTGTTACAATCATGTATGTTCCTGGATTCTCTTGATTCAAAAAGCTAAACACATACATATAATAACCATCTTCACCTTCTACAGCGTAATCATTATATGGATTATCATACCCATTGAATTGATTCACTTCGGCAGTGGCATTTTGTAAAGCAACTTGAAAATCTGGTAATAACTGTTGTGCTTGTTGGTCATTCAATGGCTGACGTACAAGATTTTGTGCGACTGGCACAACATTCTGACCTTGATAAGGTGCCGTACTATTTGTTACTGCTGTTTGTTGTTCTGCCTGCTGATTGCTACCTTGAGCCACCGTATTATCTGTGACTTGTTCATTTGTCTGTGTAGCCTGTTCGGATGCTTGTTGTGTTTCAGCATTCTCTTGCTCAGTCGTGGCGTCCTCTTTTTGCCCTTCAGCTGACTGATTTTCTTTTTCTTTTGATGTTGCTGATTTGTCATTATTCTTTGCTGTTTTTTCTTGTTTCTGTTCCATTTTCGTTTCTTGTTGCTTCTCTTTGTTGTTTGAATCACTGGAACTATCATCGTTTGAACATGCTGCTAATACAAGTGCAAATGCAAAAAAGCTGGCGAATAATCTTTTCATAAATATTACCTCCAAGTTATTTATATGCATTACTTATCTTTATCTTACACTTTTTCAGTGACATAACCAACGATCTTTCTACTAGGTCAACTAACTATGAATCATTATCTCCTAGAATTGGCATCTCCATTAGATCATCTTCTTCAATCAAATCTCCCATAACAAAATCTACTGTCCCTGTTTTTGTCATGCCTTGTTTACGGTAAAAATGAATGGCTTGACGATTCTCTGGCCATACACCTAACCAAATGGCTGTCTTCCCTTGGTCTCTGGCAATCTTTAGTGCTTGATCAAACATTAACTGTCCTAGACGTTGACCGTGGTAGGTTTCATATAGATAAATGCGCTGAATTTCAGCATACTGATCACCTTTATCAACCGTTTGTGCCTTTCCTACATTCACTTTAAAATATCCAGCCACTTTACCCTCTACAACAAGCAGATAAAATTGTGATTCTGGGTTTTTGATTTCTTGAGTTAATGTATCGTTAGAAAATGCTGAATCACAATAATCTTGAAAGTATTGGTCGTCTTCCATTCCTTCACGATATGCATCTTCAAACGTTTCTAAACTCACACGACGCAGTAGATGTACATCATCTGGTGTTACGCGTTCAAAACGATAGTCCATCTCAATCCCTCCTGGCCCTGTCACTTTAGTTATAACCTAATCACCCCTTTATTTGCAACAATCTTTAAAACGCTGATATAGTGAAGTCGTACAGTGAGACTTTATTTTAAAATACAACAATAAATAAGATAGCTCCTAAAAATAACAAGGAGGTTTTGACAATGACTACTTTTAAATCATTTGTTTTAACAGAAACCGAAGAAGGTCTGACACCTGCTTATCAAACTTTAACAACGGAAGACTTATCTGAAGGCGATGTGATCGTACGTGTTCATTATTCAAGCATCAACTATAAAGATATGCTCGCAACACAACCACATAATAAAATTATTCGTCAATATCCAAGAATTCCCGGTATCGACTTTTCAGGCACAGTGATTGATTCCCAACATCCCCGTTTCCAAAAAGGAGATCAGGTATTGGCAACAGGCTATGATATCGGCGTTGCTCATGATGGTGGCTTTAGCGAAGTCGCACGTGTTAAAGGTGATTGGCTCGTGCCATTACCAGATGGCCTAACACTTGAAGAAGCCATGATTATTGGAACAGCGGGATACACGGCTGCCCTATCTGTCAATGCACTCGAACAAAATGGATCAACACCAGAAAAAGGACCCATCTTAGTGCGTGGGGCTTCTGGTGGTGTCGGTAGCATGGCAATCATGATGTTACAACGCCGTGGTTATGAGATTGTCGCAAGTTCTGGTAATAAGACATATGTGGATACACTTAAAATGCTTGGCGCCGATCAGATCATATCACGCATTGACGATGTCACACTAAAGGCACTGCATAAAACAGAATGGCAAGGTGCCATTGACCCAGTGGGTGGCGCTTCTCTTGCTGAAGTACTCAAGCGTGTTCACCCTTCAGGTGCCGTTGCCGTGAGCGGAAATGCCAGTGGAGCTACCTTTGATGGTTCTGTTTTTCCATTTATTTTACGTGGGGTTCGTCTGATTGGCATCGACTCTGTCTATACACCCATGTCTGACCGTCAAGAAATTTGGCATCGACTATCAACGGATTTAAAACCTAACCACCTTCATGAAATGAAACATGTTGTGCCTTTTGATAAACTTCCAGAAGCTATTGAA
This region of Staphylococcus sp. IVB6240 genomic DNA includes:
- a CDS encoding GNAT family N-acetyltransferase, yielding MDYRFERVTPDDVHLLRRVSLETFEDAYREGMEDDQYFQDYCDSAFSNDTLTQEIKNPESQFYLLVVEGKVAGYFKVNVGKAQTVDKGDQYAEIQRIYLYETYHGQRLGQLMFDQALKIARDQGKTAIWLGVWPENRQAIHFYRKQGMTKTGTVDFVMGDLIEEDDLMEMPILGDNDS
- a CDS encoding L-lactate permease yields the protein MLVHSFDPFQNLALSALVASIPIFLFLLCLTVFKMKGIYAALTTLVVTIVVALFVFKLPVGVATGGVIEGFYQGILPIGFIVMMAVWLYKVTVATGQFSVIQDSITTISEDQRIQLLLIGFCFNAFLEGVAGFGVPIAICAVLLAQLGFEPLKAAMLCLVANGAAGAYGAIGLPVAVIDTLSLHGNITALDVARSLNYSLPILSIFVPFLLIFILDGFKGIRETLPAIIATIVPFVVLQILLSYVQGPELIDILPPLASMATLALVSKKFQPKNIFRLNADEPTVEVKHHSAKEVLYAWSPFGILTVLVLIWSTKAFKGLFMEGGALEFLTVKIPLAFSMNDVSNEPITLLFNLLNQTGTALLITGIITVLLAKSVNFKRAGELLAEAFKELWLPILTICMILAIAKLTTYGGLTAAMGEGVSKTGAIFPFLSPILGWIGVFMTGSVVNNNALFAPIQASVAPQVGTSGALLVGANTAGGAIAKLISPQSIAIATAAVKEVGKESQLLKMTLKYSAGLLVIWCIWTFILSLLIS
- a CDS encoding oxidoreductase, translated to MTTFKSFVLTETEEGLTPAYQTLTTEDLSEGDVIVRVHYSSINYKDMLATQPHNKIIRQYPRIPGIDFSGTVIDSQHPRFQKGDQVLATGYDIGVAHDGGFSEVARVKGDWLVPLPDGLTLEEAMIIGTAGYTAALSVNALEQNGSTPEKGPILVRGASGGVGSMAIMMLQRRGYEIVASSGNKTYVDTLKMLGADQIISRIDDVTLKALHKTEWQGAIDPVGGASLAEVLKRVHPSGAVAVSGNASGATFDGSVFPFILRGVRLIGIDSVYTPMSDRQEIWHRLSTDLKPNHLHEMKHVVPFDKLPEAIEAFKEPTHHGRIVIDMSGSHK